In Bombina bombina isolate aBomBom1 chromosome 6, aBomBom1.pri, whole genome shotgun sequence, a single genomic region encodes these proteins:
- the SMIM3 gene encoding small integral membrane protein 3: MSDLVTPTAAVLPKHILDVWVIILIILATILVMSSLLLLPAAAVIIYRVRTHPIRTTR; this comes from the coding sequence ATGAGTGATCTTGTGACTCCCACAGCAGCAGTGCTTCCCAAACATATTCTTGATGTCTGGGTGATTATCCTAATAATACTGGCAACCATCCTGGTTATGAGTTCATTGTTGCTATTACCAGCAGCAGCCGTGATTATCTATAGAGTACGAACACACCCAATACGAACCACAAGATAG